In the genome of Hymenobacter sp. DG25B, one region contains:
- a CDS encoding multicopper oxidase domain-containing protein → MRVLILLTLLLSTLGAGAQSMPGMAMPKEKEPYLTQSAPPDRQAQGTVVMPRASYVGKRVEYDLYVADRMVNFTGKMRHAIGINGQIPAPTLRFNEGDTAVIRVHNQMAMETSVHWHGLLVPNQYDGVPYLTTAPIKPGTVHTYTFPLRQSGTYWYHSHTMVQEQSGLYGSIVVQPKEIQYQLKEYVLVLSDWTDHRPTEVLRYLKRAGEWFAVQKGATQSYGEALAAGYFKDKLKQEWQRMPAMDVADVFYNKFLMNGQELSYFKDAQPGEVVRLRVINGSSSSYFKLQYAGGPMQVIAADGINVEPFPTSKLEIATAETYDLLITVPAMGAAELRATSSDVSGYTSGYFGQGEPMRTPDLPKLNYFQMTREMNSMGNMSGMKMGGAGQMGPKGAAAPAGGDMKGMDMSGGQAAKAPAAKAEAPMAGMDMQQGTAPATSTARPATAR, encoded by the coding sequence ATGAGAGTTCTGATTTTACTTACCCTGCTGCTTTCTACCCTCGGGGCCGGGGCGCAGTCGATGCCCGGCATGGCCATGCCGAAAGAGAAGGAGCCTTACCTCACCCAATCGGCACCGCCGGATAGGCAGGCGCAGGGCACCGTCGTCATGCCCCGCGCCAGCTACGTGGGCAAACGGGTCGAATACGACCTGTACGTGGCCGACCGGATGGTCAACTTCACCGGCAAAATGCGTCACGCCATCGGCATCAACGGCCAGATTCCGGCCCCCACGCTGCGCTTTAACGAGGGCGACACCGCCGTTATCCGGGTCCACAACCAAATGGCGATGGAAACTTCCGTGCACTGGCACGGCCTGCTGGTGCCCAACCAATATGATGGCGTGCCCTACCTGACCACGGCCCCCATTAAGCCCGGCACGGTACACACCTACACGTTTCCGCTGCGCCAAAGCGGCACCTACTGGTACCACTCCCACACCATGGTGCAGGAGCAGTCGGGCCTCTACGGCTCCATCGTGGTGCAGCCCAAGGAAATTCAGTATCAGCTGAAAGAGTACGTGCTGGTGCTCTCCGACTGGACCGACCACCGGCCCACGGAAGTGCTGCGCTACCTCAAGCGGGCCGGCGAGTGGTTTGCCGTGCAGAAAGGCGCGACCCAGAGCTACGGTGAGGCCCTGGCCGCCGGCTACTTCAAGGATAAGCTCAAGCAGGAGTGGCAGCGGATGCCGGCCATGGACGTAGCCGACGTGTTCTACAACAAGTTCCTGATGAACGGGCAGGAGCTGAGCTACTTCAAGGATGCCCAGCCCGGCGAGGTGGTGCGCCTGCGCGTCATCAACGGCAGTTCCTCCTCTTACTTCAAGCTGCAGTACGCCGGCGGGCCGATGCAGGTCATCGCGGCCGATGGCATCAACGTGGAGCCCTTCCCGACCAGCAAGCTGGAAATTGCCACCGCCGAAACCTACGACCTGCTCATCACTGTACCCGCGATGGGCGCGGCCGAGCTGCGGGCCACCTCCTCCGACGTGTCGGGCTACACCTCCGGCTATTTCGGGCAGGGCGAGCCGATGCGCACCCCCGACCTGCCCAAGCTCAACTACTTCCAGATGACGCGGGAGATGAACAGCATGGGCAACATGAGCGGCATGAAGATGGGCGGGGCCGGCCAGATGGGCCCGAAAGGCGCGGCGGCCCCGGCCGGTGGCGACATGAAAGGCATGGACATGAGCGGCGGTCAGGCCGCAAAGGCTCCCGCTGCTAAGGCCGAAGCCCCCATGGCGGGCATGGACATGCAGCAGGGCACCGCACCGGCCACCTCCACCGCCCGCCCCGCAACCGCCCGCTGA
- a CDS encoding heavy-metal-associated domain-containing protein, with amino-acid sequence MKTLQFKTNINCGGCIKAVTPTLNQQAGAGNWQVDTANPDKILTVSSDQLTPEQVMQAVENAGFKIQAA; translated from the coding sequence ATGAAAACCCTTCAATTCAAAACCAACATCAACTGCGGTGGCTGCATCAAAGCGGTCACGCCCACCCTCAACCAGCAAGCCGGTGCCGGCAACTGGCAGGTCGATACGGCCAACCCCGATAAAATTCTCACGGTCAGCTCCGACCAGCTCACCCCCGAGCAAGTCATGCAGGCCGTCGAAAATGCCGGCTTCAAGATTCAGGCGGCCTAA
- a CDS encoding four-helix bundle copper-binding protein has translation MHAQNQSLLDALNACIAACEHCATACLQEEDVKMMARCISLDRDCADVCALTARLIARGSEHGQHLLRECAEVCKACGDECEKHGAHMQHCKECAEACRRCEAACRAGMKVAA, from the coding sequence ATGCACGCTCAGAACCAATCCCTCCTCGACGCCCTCAACGCCTGCATCGCCGCCTGCGAGCATTGCGCCACCGCCTGCCTGCAGGAAGAAGACGTCAAAATGATGGCCCGCTGTATTAGCCTCGACCGCGACTGCGCCGATGTCTGCGCCCTGACGGCCCGCCTGATTGCCCGTGGCTCGGAGCACGGCCAACATTTACTGCGCGAGTGCGCCGAAGTGTGCAAAGCCTGCGGCGACGAGTGCGAAAAGCACGGAGCCCACATGCAGCACTGCAAGGAGTGCGCCGAGGCCTGCCGTCGCTGCGAGGCAGCCTGCCGTGCCGGGATGAAAGTAGCCGCCTAA
- a CDS encoding DUF6799 domain-containing protein, producing MKKLPYLLAALLFAGLTNVTLAQTAPKTAHAHSATKASHQDCCMMKDGKMMMMKGGKMMPMTADMTMADGTVCTTDGTCKMKDGTTMKMQDGQCMMMNGKMKMPAGAKGHHKMEGMKM from the coding sequence ATGAAAAAGCTCCCCTATCTTCTCGCCGCCCTTCTGTTCGCCGGCCTGACCAATGTTACCCTCGCCCAGACGGCCCCGAAAACGGCCCACGCGCATTCCGCTACCAAAGCCTCGCATCAGGACTGTTGTATGATGAAGGACGGCAAGATGATGATGATGAAAGGCGGCAAGATGATGCCGATGACCGCCGATATGACCATGGCCGATGGCACCGTGTGCACGACCGATGGCACCTGCAAAATGAAGGACGGCACCACCATGAAAATGCAGGACGGCCAATGCATGATGATGAACGGCAAGATGAAAATGCCCGCCGGCGCGAAAGGCCACCACAAGATGGAGGGCATGAAAATGTAG
- a CDS encoding DUF2231 domain-containing protein, which yields MFSDFPNLHPLVVHFPIVLILLAAALQAVLVFKDWPPVRWITLVVMAGGFAGALAASTVFHAEPMGLGARAAAVFASHEKYASYTLWLSGITLLLRGVGDFFKIQRRAYEILVLVFALAAAGVLSVAGHRGAQLVYVEGVGPQGHLLDKNHGHHHDEAGTAAMPGMESETGGHHDNEQADNHPENTTSGQQSPAEKPHSADMPGMDMRSQASPQEGSANASSGKMDAMDMNGPKPASPARLAAKSGGMADMPGMKMPAAKPSQKMPPGMKMSRSANMSQREEMPAMANMPGMKSQPAGAKKPGKTQAGMEGMADMPGMKMPAAQPAPTTGNMADMPGMEKGQARPATGSMPSMTMPNPLDKFRFKDNNPARNQPTPKQ from the coding sequence ATGTTCTCAGATTTTCCCAACCTGCACCCCCTGGTGGTGCATTTTCCCATCGTCCTCATTCTACTCGCCGCCGCCCTCCAGGCGGTGCTGGTGTTCAAGGATTGGCCCCCGGTGCGCTGGATTACCCTGGTGGTCATGGCCGGTGGCTTTGCCGGCGCGCTGGCGGCGAGCACCGTGTTTCACGCCGAGCCGATGGGCCTGGGGGCCCGAGCGGCGGCCGTGTTCGCGTCCCACGAAAAGTACGCGAGCTATACCTTGTGGCTCTCGGGCATCACGCTGCTGCTGCGCGGCGTCGGCGACTTCTTTAAAATCCAGCGCCGGGCCTATGAAATCCTGGTGCTCGTGTTTGCCCTGGCGGCGGCTGGCGTGCTGTCGGTAGCCGGCCACCGGGGAGCGCAGCTGGTCTATGTCGAAGGAGTGGGCCCGCAGGGGCACCTGCTCGACAAAAACCATGGCCACCACCACGACGAAGCAGGCACCGCCGCAATGCCCGGCATGGAATCGGAAACCGGAGGCCACCACGACAACGAGCAAGCGGATAACCACCCCGAAAACACCACGTCAGGGCAGCAGTCCCCGGCTGAAAAGCCCCACTCAGCCGATATGCCAGGCATGGATATGAGGAGCCAGGCCTCCCCGCAGGAAGGTTCCGCTAACGCCTCTTCCGGCAAGATGGATGCAATGGACATGAACGGCCCGAAGCCAGCCAGCCCGGCGCGATTGGCTGCCAAATCGGGGGGAATGGCCGATATGCCCGGCATGAAAATGCCCGCCGCTAAACCATCACAAAAGATGCCTCCGGGCATGAAAATGAGCCGTTCGGCCAATATGAGCCAGCGGGAGGAGATGCCCGCCATGGCCAATATGCCCGGAATGAAGAGCCAACCGGCGGGGGCGAAAAAGCCCGGCAAGACGCAAGCGGGGATGGAAGGAATGGCGGATATGCCGGGTATGAAAATGCCCGCGGCGCAGCCTGCGCCGACCACGGGCAACATGGCCGATATGCCCGGCATGGAAAAGGGCCAGGCCAGGCCCGCGACGGGTTCGATGCCCAGCATGACGATGCCCAACCCCCTGGACAAGTTCCGCTTCAAGGATAACAACCCGGCCCGGAACCAACCGACGCCCAAGCAATAG
- a CDS encoding multicopper oxidase domain-containing protein, whose translation MGMGSLQDSGSMGGMDMSGMAMGGMSGDFNYNQLRALHPTTLDSTRQWREIHLSLTGNMLRYVWSFDNKTLSESDNIPIRKGENVRMVFQNMTMMRHPLHLHGHFFRLVNAQGAYSPMKHTFDIQSMGKVTIEFDANEDQDWFFHCHTLYHMMSGMARVISYEGSPQNEYARTGYRHLKREDNKLYPWADLAVHSQGSFLEANLSNNKNALEFEGRVNYQGNYETETHLLRYLDKRQFLAAFVGYDLRDNKTLRSPSDTEGGNRRTAENNRNFRRQAEVGVYYLLPLLVRAELRTDLTGQLRAQLERRDIPLSNNVFMDIRGNTDREFTLGFRYMVSKYASLSTNYDNQYGWGAGLTFHY comes from the coding sequence ATGGGCATGGGCAGCCTGCAGGATTCGGGCAGCATGGGCGGCATGGATATGAGCGGAATGGCCATGGGCGGCATGAGCGGCGACTTCAACTACAACCAGCTGCGCGCCCTGCACCCCACCACCCTGGACTCGACCAGGCAGTGGCGGGAAATCCATCTCAGCCTGACCGGCAACATGCTACGCTACGTCTGGTCGTTCGACAACAAAACCCTGTCCGAGTCCGACAACATTCCCATCCGCAAGGGCGAAAACGTGCGCATGGTTTTTCAGAATATGACCATGATGCGCCACCCGCTGCACCTGCACGGGCACTTCTTCCGCCTCGTGAACGCGCAGGGGGCGTATTCGCCCATGAAGCACACGTTTGATATTCAGTCGATGGGCAAGGTCACCATCGAGTTCGATGCCAACGAGGACCAGGACTGGTTTTTCCACTGCCACACCCTCTACCACATGATGTCGGGCATGGCCCGCGTCATCAGCTACGAAGGCAGCCCCCAGAACGAGTACGCCCGCACGGGCTACCGCCACCTCAAGCGCGAGGACAACAAGCTCTACCCCTGGGCCGATTTGGCGGTGCATTCGCAGGGCAGCTTCCTGGAAGCCAACCTTTCCAACAACAAGAACGCGCTCGAATTTGAGGGCCGGGTAAACTACCAGGGCAACTACGAAACCGAAACCCACCTGCTGCGCTACCTTGATAAGCGGCAGTTTCTGGCCGCCTTCGTGGGCTACGACCTGCGCGACAACAAAACCCTGCGCTCGCCGTCGGATACCGAGGGCGGCAACCGCCGGACGGCGGAGAACAACCGCAACTTCCGCCGGCAGGCCGAAGTCGGCGTGTACTACCTGCTGCCCCTGCTCGTGCGCGCCGAGCTGCGTACCGACCTCACCGGCCAGCTGCGGGCCCAACTGGAGCGCCGCGATATACCCCTGAGCAACAACGTATTTATGGACATCCGGGGCAATACCGACCGGGAATTCACCCTCGGCTTCCGCTACATGGTCAGCAAGTACGCCTCGCTCAGCACCAACTACGACAACCAGTACGGCTGGGGCGCGGGCCTCACGTTTCATTATTAA